The Thunnus maccoyii chromosome 9, fThuMac1.1, whole genome shotgun sequence genome includes a region encoding these proteins:
- the hip1rb gene encoding huntingtin interacting protein 1 related b isoform X3, which yields MDVMTRILHVHDRKKKTSDNLSSISKAINTSETPVKEKHARRIILGTHREKGAYTFWSYALGFPLASSSILSWKFCHVLHKVLRDGHRNVLQDCMRHHGSLVEIGKLWGNLHDKYGQLVALYTKLLCTKMEFHAKHSEIPPNLEVTDEVLERTAGTDINNVFQLTVEVFDYMDTELRLAETVIRQLNTSIAISTLTSGQCRLAPLIQVIQDSSHLYHFTVKLLFKLHACLPADTLQGHRDRFHDQFHSLKTFFNKARDMLYFKRLIQIPKLPDSPPNFLHAASLAKHVKPVVVIPDEDEPEQQDDDDDEPEPLIEVSDVSTSSIQAQPQQFDIFDQTFGPPNGGFDDRDLQIESLKRDMELLRAELERVKAEAQRYITQLKSQINSLEAELEEQRAQKQRALVENEQLRMELEATRRRNAEHESLQGTFIEAEKRAQATEQRYNKLKEKHTELVASHAELLRKSADTVKMLSATQQTQEEVERTKQQLSFEVDRIKQDADMKLEEQKFEMEKLKRELEEKMAEVTRIKANLQSSQMTSEQMNNSMASLQAEKERLMRSVSEKEAELSSLRQSAQVQQSSLQQERERNSRELGELQAKLQEKASLEEQLKQKLLEEQFSLLQGTVAEAENIIQDAVAKLDDPLHVRCTSSPDYLVSRAEATLSSIDKVKKGHADYLSNMGDAGGLLRALTQFSHSAADTIINGSATAHMAPTDHADRLSENCRSCATQSLQFLKELKSKTTLQRADPASIRVIVQKILHLGQELRPKGMDVRQDELGDLVDKEMAATSEAIEQAVRRIDEMMNQARKDTSGVKLEVNERILNSCTDLMKAIRMLVIASTDLQKEIVEGGRGAATIKEFYARNSRWTEGLISAAKAVGWGATEMVESADKVVLHTGKYEELIVCSHEIAASTAQLVAASKVKADRNSKKLSVLQQASRHVNEMAANVVGSTRTGQEHLEEKDTMDFSGMSLIKLRKEEMESQVKVLELESQLENERLRLGELRKQHYGLAGVPLDQVSQGNGETSSLAHPASMSPKPSKPAVLKKPALAQKPNIPPKTTFK from the exons aTGGATGTTATGACACGAATACTTCATgtccatgatagaaagaagaagacgtcagacaac cTGAGCAGCATCAGCAAAGCCATCAACACCAGTGAGACGCCTGTGAAGGAGAAACATGCACGAC GAATCATCTTGGGGACTCACAGGGAGAAGGGAGCCTACACCTTCTGGTCCTACGCTCTGGGCTTCCCTCTGGCCAGCAGCTCCATCCTGAGCTGGAAGTTCTGCCACGTACTGCACAAAGTCCTGCGGGACGGTCATCGCAAC GTGCTACAAGACTGCATGAGACATCACGGTAGTCTGGTTGAAATCGGGAAACTATGG GGCAACCTCCATGACAAATACGGACAGCTGGTGGCTCTGTATACCAAGCTGCTCTGCACCAAAATGGAGTTTCATGCAAAG CATTCAGAAATCCCACCGAACCTGGAGGTCACCGATGAAGTCCTGGAGCGCACTGCAGGAACCGACATAAATAATGT GTTCCAGCTCACAGTGGAGGTGTTTGATTACATGGACACAGAGCTGAGGCTGGCTGagacag TGATCCGACAACTCAACACATCCATCGCCATCTCCACTCTCACATCTGGCCAGTGTCGCCTGGCTCCACTCATCCAAGTCATCCAGGACTCTAGTCACCTCTACCACTTCACCGTCAAGCTGCTATTCAAGCTGCATGCTT GTCTCCCCGCTGACACTTTACAAGGACACCGCGATCGTTTCCACGACCAGTTCCACAG CCTTAAGACCTTCTTCAATAAAGCCAGAGACATGCTGTACTTCAAGAGACTGATCCAGATCCCCAAACTGCCTGAT TCCCCACCTAACTTTCTACACGCAGCCTCATTGGCCAAGCACGTGAAACCGGTGGTGGTCATCCCTGACGAGGATGAACCAGAGCAGCAGGACGATGATGACGACGAACCCGAGCCGCTCATCGAGGTCAGCGACGTCTCGACATCCAGTATACAGGCTCAGCCGCAG cAGTTTGACATATTTGATCAGACGTTTGGACCTCCGAATGGAGGCTTCGATGATAG GGATCTCCAGATTGAGAGCCTGAAGCGGGACATGGAGTTGTTGCGAGCAGAGCTGGAAAGAGTAAAAGCAGAG GCTCAGCGCTACATCACGCAGCTCAAGTCACAGATCAACAGTTTGGAGGCGGAGCTAGAAGAACAGCGGGCACAGAAACAACGTGCTCTTGTGGAAAATGAGCAACTGCGCATGGAACTGGAGGCTACGCGCCGCCGAAACGCAGAACACGAGAGCTTACAGGGCACCTTCATTGAGGCAGAAA AAAGAGCCCAGGCCACTGAGCAGAGGTACAACAAGCTGAAGGAGAAGCACACAGAGCTCGTGGCCAGCCATGCTGAGCTACTTCGGAAG AGTGCAGACACTGTGAAGATGCTGTCTGCGACCCAGCAGACCCAGGAAGAGGTGGAGAGGACCAAACAGCAGCTGTCGTTTGAGGTGGATCGGATAAAGCAGGATGCTGACATGAAG CTGGAAGAGCAGAAGTTTGAGATGGAGAAACTgaagagagagctggaggagaagatGGCAGAAGTGACGCGCATCAAGGCGAATCTGCAGAGCAGCCAGATG ACATCGGAGCAAATGAACAACTCAATGGCATCTCTGCAGGCAGAGAAGGAGCGTCTGATGCGATCTGTGAGTGAGAAAGAGGCGGAGCTGTCGTCTCTGCGGCAGTCTGCACAGGTGCAGCAGTCGTCACTTCAGCAGGAGCGAGAGAGGAACAGCAGGGAGCTGGGAGAGCTGCAGGCCAAACTGCAGGAGAAG GCAAGTCTTGAGGAGCAGCTGAAGCAGAAGCTTCTGGAGGAGCAGTTTTCTCTGCTGCAGGGCACCGTCGCAGAGGCTGAGAACATCATCCAAGATGCTGTTGCTAAGCTGGATGATCCCCTCCACGTACGCTGCACCAGCTCTCCAG ATTACCTCGTGAGTCGGGCGGAGGCCACGCTGAGCTCCATCGACAAAGTGAAAAAGGGCCATGCAGATTATCTGAGTAACATGGGGG ATGCTGGAGGGCTGCTGAGGGCTCTGACCCAGTTCTCCCACTCGGCTGCGGATACAATCATCAACGGCAGCGCCACTGCACACATGGCACCCACTGACCACGCAGACC GACTGTCAGAGAACTGCAGAAGCTGTGCCACTCAGAGTCTGCAGTTCTTGAAGGAATTGAAGTCCAAGACTACCCTCCAGAGGGCAGACCCGGCCTCCATTCGTGTAATCGTTCAAAAGATCCTGCACTTGGGCCAG GAGCTGCGGCCGAAAGGCATGGACGTTCGTCAGGACGAGCTAGGAGATCTGGTGGATAAGGAAATGGCAGCAACATCAGAGGCTATTGAGCAGGCAGTCCGCAGGATTGAT GAAATGATGAATCAGGCGCGAAAGGACACATCAGGAGTTAAACTGGAGGTTAATGAAAG AATCCTTAACAGCTGCACAGACCTGATGAAG GCCATCCGCATGCTTGTCATCGCATCTACAGACTTGCAAAAGGAGATTGTCGAGGGTGGGAGG GGCGCAGCCACCATTAAGGAGTTCTACGCCAGGAACTCTCGCTGGACTGAGGGACTCATCTCTGCGGCCAAGGCTGTGGGATGGGGAGCCACAGAGATGGT GGAGTCGGCTGATAAAGTGGTGCTACACACAGGCAAATACGAGGAGTTGATTGTCTGCTCTCATGAGATAGCTGCAAGCACAGCACAACTGGTGGCAGCCTCGAAG GTCAAGGCCGATCGCAACAGTAAGAAGCTGTCAGTTCTCCAGCAGGCTTCTCGCCACGTGAATGAAATGGCAGCTAATGTGGTGGGCTCAACCAGGACGGGCCAGGAGCACCTGGAGGAAAAGG ATACCATGGACTTCTCCGGGATGTCTCTCATCAAgctgagaaaagaagaaatggagTCACAG GTGAAGGTGCTGGAACTGGAAAGTCAGTTGGAGAACGAGCGTCTGCGTTTGGGCGAGCTGAGGAAGCAGCACTACGGGTTGGCTGGAGTCCCTCTAGACCAGGTTTCTCAGGGGAACGGTGAAACCTCCTCGCTGGCTCATCCTGCATCCATGTCACCGAAACCCAGCAAGCCTGCAGTCCTGAAGAAACCTGCGTTGGCCCAGAAGCCCAACATCCCACCCAAAACTACG TTTAAGTAA
- the hip1rb gene encoding huntingtin interacting protein 1 related b isoform X1 — protein sequence MNSIRQVPTLVKSRRTEASLGAEREHFDKQQLSSISKAINTSETPVKEKHARRIILGTHREKGAYTFWSYALGFPLASSSILSWKFCHVLHKVLRDGHRNVLQDCMRHHGSLVEIGKLWGNLHDKYGQLVALYTKLLCTKMEFHAKHSEIPPNLEVTDEVLERTAGTDINNVFQLTVEVFDYMDTELRLAETVIRQLNTSIAISTLTSGQCRLAPLIQVIQDSSHLYHFTVKLLFKLHACLPADTLQGHRDRFHDQFHSLKTFFNKARDMLYFKRLIQIPKLPDSPPNFLHAASLAKHVKPVVVIPDEDEPEQQDDDDDEPEPLIEVSDVSTSSIQAQPQQFDIFDQTFGPPNGGFDDRDLQIESLKRDMELLRAELERVKAEAQRYITQLKSQINSLEAELEEQRAQKQRALVENEQLRMELEATRRRNAEHESLQGTFIEAEKRAQATEQRYNKLKEKHTELVASHAELLRKSADTVKMLSATQQTQEEVERTKQQLSFEVDRIKQDADMKLEEQKFEMEKLKRELEEKMAEVTRIKANLQSSQMTSEQMNNSMASLQAEKERLMRSVSEKEAELSSLRQSAQVQQSSLQQERERNSRELGELQAKLQEKASLEEQLKQKLLEEQFSLLQGTVAEAENIIQDAVAKLDDPLHVRCTSSPDYLVSRAEATLSSIDKVKKGHADYLSNMGDAGGLLRALTQFSHSAADTIINGSATAHMAPTDHADRLSENCRSCATQSLQFLKELKSKTTLQRADPASIRVIVQKILHLGQELRPKGMDVRQDELGDLVDKEMAATSEAIEQAVRRIDEMMNQARKDTSGVKLEVNERILNSCTDLMKAIRMLVIASTDLQKEIVEGGRGAATIKEFYARNSRWTEGLISAAKAVGWGATEMVESADKVVLHTGKYEELIVCSHEIAASTAQLVAASKVKADRNSKKLSVLQQASRHVNEMAANVVGSTRTGQEHLEEKDTMDFSGMSLIKLRKEEMESQVKVLELESQLENERLRLGELRKQHYGLAGVPLDQVSQGNGETSSLAHPASMSPKPSKPAVLKKPALAQKPNIPPKTTFK from the exons ATGAACAGCATAAGACAGGTGCCGACTCTGGTGAAAAGCAGGCGGACTGAGGCCAGCCTCGGAGCGGAGAGGGAGCATTTTGACAAGCAGCAG cTGAGCAGCATCAGCAAAGCCATCAACACCAGTGAGACGCCTGTGAAGGAGAAACATGCACGAC GAATCATCTTGGGGACTCACAGGGAGAAGGGAGCCTACACCTTCTGGTCCTACGCTCTGGGCTTCCCTCTGGCCAGCAGCTCCATCCTGAGCTGGAAGTTCTGCCACGTACTGCACAAAGTCCTGCGGGACGGTCATCGCAAC GTGCTACAAGACTGCATGAGACATCACGGTAGTCTGGTTGAAATCGGGAAACTATGG GGCAACCTCCATGACAAATACGGACAGCTGGTGGCTCTGTATACCAAGCTGCTCTGCACCAAAATGGAGTTTCATGCAAAG CATTCAGAAATCCCACCGAACCTGGAGGTCACCGATGAAGTCCTGGAGCGCACTGCAGGAACCGACATAAATAATGT GTTCCAGCTCACAGTGGAGGTGTTTGATTACATGGACACAGAGCTGAGGCTGGCTGagacag TGATCCGACAACTCAACACATCCATCGCCATCTCCACTCTCACATCTGGCCAGTGTCGCCTGGCTCCACTCATCCAAGTCATCCAGGACTCTAGTCACCTCTACCACTTCACCGTCAAGCTGCTATTCAAGCTGCATGCTT GTCTCCCCGCTGACACTTTACAAGGACACCGCGATCGTTTCCACGACCAGTTCCACAG CCTTAAGACCTTCTTCAATAAAGCCAGAGACATGCTGTACTTCAAGAGACTGATCCAGATCCCCAAACTGCCTGAT TCCCCACCTAACTTTCTACACGCAGCCTCATTGGCCAAGCACGTGAAACCGGTGGTGGTCATCCCTGACGAGGATGAACCAGAGCAGCAGGACGATGATGACGACGAACCCGAGCCGCTCATCGAGGTCAGCGACGTCTCGACATCCAGTATACAGGCTCAGCCGCAG cAGTTTGACATATTTGATCAGACGTTTGGACCTCCGAATGGAGGCTTCGATGATAG GGATCTCCAGATTGAGAGCCTGAAGCGGGACATGGAGTTGTTGCGAGCAGAGCTGGAAAGAGTAAAAGCAGAG GCTCAGCGCTACATCACGCAGCTCAAGTCACAGATCAACAGTTTGGAGGCGGAGCTAGAAGAACAGCGGGCACAGAAACAACGTGCTCTTGTGGAAAATGAGCAACTGCGCATGGAACTGGAGGCTACGCGCCGCCGAAACGCAGAACACGAGAGCTTACAGGGCACCTTCATTGAGGCAGAAA AAAGAGCCCAGGCCACTGAGCAGAGGTACAACAAGCTGAAGGAGAAGCACACAGAGCTCGTGGCCAGCCATGCTGAGCTACTTCGGAAG AGTGCAGACACTGTGAAGATGCTGTCTGCGACCCAGCAGACCCAGGAAGAGGTGGAGAGGACCAAACAGCAGCTGTCGTTTGAGGTGGATCGGATAAAGCAGGATGCTGACATGAAG CTGGAAGAGCAGAAGTTTGAGATGGAGAAACTgaagagagagctggaggagaagatGGCAGAAGTGACGCGCATCAAGGCGAATCTGCAGAGCAGCCAGATG ACATCGGAGCAAATGAACAACTCAATGGCATCTCTGCAGGCAGAGAAGGAGCGTCTGATGCGATCTGTGAGTGAGAAAGAGGCGGAGCTGTCGTCTCTGCGGCAGTCTGCACAGGTGCAGCAGTCGTCACTTCAGCAGGAGCGAGAGAGGAACAGCAGGGAGCTGGGAGAGCTGCAGGCCAAACTGCAGGAGAAG GCAAGTCTTGAGGAGCAGCTGAAGCAGAAGCTTCTGGAGGAGCAGTTTTCTCTGCTGCAGGGCACCGTCGCAGAGGCTGAGAACATCATCCAAGATGCTGTTGCTAAGCTGGATGATCCCCTCCACGTACGCTGCACCAGCTCTCCAG ATTACCTCGTGAGTCGGGCGGAGGCCACGCTGAGCTCCATCGACAAAGTGAAAAAGGGCCATGCAGATTATCTGAGTAACATGGGGG ATGCTGGAGGGCTGCTGAGGGCTCTGACCCAGTTCTCCCACTCGGCTGCGGATACAATCATCAACGGCAGCGCCACTGCACACATGGCACCCACTGACCACGCAGACC GACTGTCAGAGAACTGCAGAAGCTGTGCCACTCAGAGTCTGCAGTTCTTGAAGGAATTGAAGTCCAAGACTACCCTCCAGAGGGCAGACCCGGCCTCCATTCGTGTAATCGTTCAAAAGATCCTGCACTTGGGCCAG GAGCTGCGGCCGAAAGGCATGGACGTTCGTCAGGACGAGCTAGGAGATCTGGTGGATAAGGAAATGGCAGCAACATCAGAGGCTATTGAGCAGGCAGTCCGCAGGATTGAT GAAATGATGAATCAGGCGCGAAAGGACACATCAGGAGTTAAACTGGAGGTTAATGAAAG AATCCTTAACAGCTGCACAGACCTGATGAAG GCCATCCGCATGCTTGTCATCGCATCTACAGACTTGCAAAAGGAGATTGTCGAGGGTGGGAGG GGCGCAGCCACCATTAAGGAGTTCTACGCCAGGAACTCTCGCTGGACTGAGGGACTCATCTCTGCGGCCAAGGCTGTGGGATGGGGAGCCACAGAGATGGT GGAGTCGGCTGATAAAGTGGTGCTACACACAGGCAAATACGAGGAGTTGATTGTCTGCTCTCATGAGATAGCTGCAAGCACAGCACAACTGGTGGCAGCCTCGAAG GTCAAGGCCGATCGCAACAGTAAGAAGCTGTCAGTTCTCCAGCAGGCTTCTCGCCACGTGAATGAAATGGCAGCTAATGTGGTGGGCTCAACCAGGACGGGCCAGGAGCACCTGGAGGAAAAGG ATACCATGGACTTCTCCGGGATGTCTCTCATCAAgctgagaaaagaagaaatggagTCACAG GTGAAGGTGCTGGAACTGGAAAGTCAGTTGGAGAACGAGCGTCTGCGTTTGGGCGAGCTGAGGAAGCAGCACTACGGGTTGGCTGGAGTCCCTCTAGACCAGGTTTCTCAGGGGAACGGTGAAACCTCCTCGCTGGCTCATCCTGCATCCATGTCACCGAAACCCAGCAAGCCTGCAGTCCTGAAGAAACCTGCGTTGGCCCAGAAGCCCAACATCCCACCCAAAACTACG TTTAAGTAA
- the hip1rb gene encoding huntingtin interacting protein 1 related b isoform X2 has translation MNSIRQVPTLVKSRRTEASLGAEREHFDKQQLSSISKAINTSETPVKEKHARRIILGTHREKGAYTFWSYALGFPLASSSILSWKFCHVLHKVLRDGHRNVLQDCMRHHGSLVEIGKLWGNLHDKYGQLVALYTKLLCTKMEFHAKHSEIPPNLEVTDEVLERTAGTDINNVFQLTVEVFDYMDTELRLAETVIRQLNTSIAISTLTSGQCRLAPLIQVIQDSSHLYHFTVKLLFKLHACLPADTLQGHRDRFHDQFHSLKTFFNKARDMLYFKRLIQIPKLPDSPPNFLHAASLAKHVKPVVVIPDEDEPEQQDDDDDEPEPLIEVSDVSTSSIQAQPQFDIFDQTFGPPNGGFDDRDLQIESLKRDMELLRAELERVKAEAQRYITQLKSQINSLEAELEEQRAQKQRALVENEQLRMELEATRRRNAEHESLQGTFIEAEKRAQATEQRYNKLKEKHTELVASHAELLRKSADTVKMLSATQQTQEEVERTKQQLSFEVDRIKQDADMKLEEQKFEMEKLKRELEEKMAEVTRIKANLQSSQMTSEQMNNSMASLQAEKERLMRSVSEKEAELSSLRQSAQVQQSSLQQERERNSRELGELQAKLQEKASLEEQLKQKLLEEQFSLLQGTVAEAENIIQDAVAKLDDPLHVRCTSSPDYLVSRAEATLSSIDKVKKGHADYLSNMGDAGGLLRALTQFSHSAADTIINGSATAHMAPTDHADRLSENCRSCATQSLQFLKELKSKTTLQRADPASIRVIVQKILHLGQELRPKGMDVRQDELGDLVDKEMAATSEAIEQAVRRIDEMMNQARKDTSGVKLEVNERILNSCTDLMKAIRMLVIASTDLQKEIVEGGRGAATIKEFYARNSRWTEGLISAAKAVGWGATEMVESADKVVLHTGKYEELIVCSHEIAASTAQLVAASKVKADRNSKKLSVLQQASRHVNEMAANVVGSTRTGQEHLEEKDTMDFSGMSLIKLRKEEMESQVKVLELESQLENERLRLGELRKQHYGLAGVPLDQVSQGNGETSSLAHPASMSPKPSKPAVLKKPALAQKPNIPPKTTFK, from the exons ATGAACAGCATAAGACAGGTGCCGACTCTGGTGAAAAGCAGGCGGACTGAGGCCAGCCTCGGAGCGGAGAGGGAGCATTTTGACAAGCAGCAG cTGAGCAGCATCAGCAAAGCCATCAACACCAGTGAGACGCCTGTGAAGGAGAAACATGCACGAC GAATCATCTTGGGGACTCACAGGGAGAAGGGAGCCTACACCTTCTGGTCCTACGCTCTGGGCTTCCCTCTGGCCAGCAGCTCCATCCTGAGCTGGAAGTTCTGCCACGTACTGCACAAAGTCCTGCGGGACGGTCATCGCAAC GTGCTACAAGACTGCATGAGACATCACGGTAGTCTGGTTGAAATCGGGAAACTATGG GGCAACCTCCATGACAAATACGGACAGCTGGTGGCTCTGTATACCAAGCTGCTCTGCACCAAAATGGAGTTTCATGCAAAG CATTCAGAAATCCCACCGAACCTGGAGGTCACCGATGAAGTCCTGGAGCGCACTGCAGGAACCGACATAAATAATGT GTTCCAGCTCACAGTGGAGGTGTTTGATTACATGGACACAGAGCTGAGGCTGGCTGagacag TGATCCGACAACTCAACACATCCATCGCCATCTCCACTCTCACATCTGGCCAGTGTCGCCTGGCTCCACTCATCCAAGTCATCCAGGACTCTAGTCACCTCTACCACTTCACCGTCAAGCTGCTATTCAAGCTGCATGCTT GTCTCCCCGCTGACACTTTACAAGGACACCGCGATCGTTTCCACGACCAGTTCCACAG CCTTAAGACCTTCTTCAATAAAGCCAGAGACATGCTGTACTTCAAGAGACTGATCCAGATCCCCAAACTGCCTGAT TCCCCACCTAACTTTCTACACGCAGCCTCATTGGCCAAGCACGTGAAACCGGTGGTGGTCATCCCTGACGAGGATGAACCAGAGCAGCAGGACGATGATGACGACGAACCCGAGCCGCTCATCGAGGTCAGCGACGTCTCGACATCCAGTATACAGGCTCAGCCGCAG TTTGACATATTTGATCAGACGTTTGGACCTCCGAATGGAGGCTTCGATGATAG GGATCTCCAGATTGAGAGCCTGAAGCGGGACATGGAGTTGTTGCGAGCAGAGCTGGAAAGAGTAAAAGCAGAG GCTCAGCGCTACATCACGCAGCTCAAGTCACAGATCAACAGTTTGGAGGCGGAGCTAGAAGAACAGCGGGCACAGAAACAACGTGCTCTTGTGGAAAATGAGCAACTGCGCATGGAACTGGAGGCTACGCGCCGCCGAAACGCAGAACACGAGAGCTTACAGGGCACCTTCATTGAGGCAGAAA AAAGAGCCCAGGCCACTGAGCAGAGGTACAACAAGCTGAAGGAGAAGCACACAGAGCTCGTGGCCAGCCATGCTGAGCTACTTCGGAAG AGTGCAGACACTGTGAAGATGCTGTCTGCGACCCAGCAGACCCAGGAAGAGGTGGAGAGGACCAAACAGCAGCTGTCGTTTGAGGTGGATCGGATAAAGCAGGATGCTGACATGAAG CTGGAAGAGCAGAAGTTTGAGATGGAGAAACTgaagagagagctggaggagaagatGGCAGAAGTGACGCGCATCAAGGCGAATCTGCAGAGCAGCCAGATG ACATCGGAGCAAATGAACAACTCAATGGCATCTCTGCAGGCAGAGAAGGAGCGTCTGATGCGATCTGTGAGTGAGAAAGAGGCGGAGCTGTCGTCTCTGCGGCAGTCTGCACAGGTGCAGCAGTCGTCACTTCAGCAGGAGCGAGAGAGGAACAGCAGGGAGCTGGGAGAGCTGCAGGCCAAACTGCAGGAGAAG GCAAGTCTTGAGGAGCAGCTGAAGCAGAAGCTTCTGGAGGAGCAGTTTTCTCTGCTGCAGGGCACCGTCGCAGAGGCTGAGAACATCATCCAAGATGCTGTTGCTAAGCTGGATGATCCCCTCCACGTACGCTGCACCAGCTCTCCAG ATTACCTCGTGAGTCGGGCGGAGGCCACGCTGAGCTCCATCGACAAAGTGAAAAAGGGCCATGCAGATTATCTGAGTAACATGGGGG ATGCTGGAGGGCTGCTGAGGGCTCTGACCCAGTTCTCCCACTCGGCTGCGGATACAATCATCAACGGCAGCGCCACTGCACACATGGCACCCACTGACCACGCAGACC GACTGTCAGAGAACTGCAGAAGCTGTGCCACTCAGAGTCTGCAGTTCTTGAAGGAATTGAAGTCCAAGACTACCCTCCAGAGGGCAGACCCGGCCTCCATTCGTGTAATCGTTCAAAAGATCCTGCACTTGGGCCAG GAGCTGCGGCCGAAAGGCATGGACGTTCGTCAGGACGAGCTAGGAGATCTGGTGGATAAGGAAATGGCAGCAACATCAGAGGCTATTGAGCAGGCAGTCCGCAGGATTGAT GAAATGATGAATCAGGCGCGAAAGGACACATCAGGAGTTAAACTGGAGGTTAATGAAAG AATCCTTAACAGCTGCACAGACCTGATGAAG GCCATCCGCATGCTTGTCATCGCATCTACAGACTTGCAAAAGGAGATTGTCGAGGGTGGGAGG GGCGCAGCCACCATTAAGGAGTTCTACGCCAGGAACTCTCGCTGGACTGAGGGACTCATCTCTGCGGCCAAGGCTGTGGGATGGGGAGCCACAGAGATGGT GGAGTCGGCTGATAAAGTGGTGCTACACACAGGCAAATACGAGGAGTTGATTGTCTGCTCTCATGAGATAGCTGCAAGCACAGCACAACTGGTGGCAGCCTCGAAG GTCAAGGCCGATCGCAACAGTAAGAAGCTGTCAGTTCTCCAGCAGGCTTCTCGCCACGTGAATGAAATGGCAGCTAATGTGGTGGGCTCAACCAGGACGGGCCAGGAGCACCTGGAGGAAAAGG ATACCATGGACTTCTCCGGGATGTCTCTCATCAAgctgagaaaagaagaaatggagTCACAG GTGAAGGTGCTGGAACTGGAAAGTCAGTTGGAGAACGAGCGTCTGCGTTTGGGCGAGCTGAGGAAGCAGCACTACGGGTTGGCTGGAGTCCCTCTAGACCAGGTTTCTCAGGGGAACGGTGAAACCTCCTCGCTGGCTCATCCTGCATCCATGTCACCGAAACCCAGCAAGCCTGCAGTCCTGAAGAAACCTGCGTTGGCCCAGAAGCCCAACATCCCACCCAAAACTACG TTTAAGTAA